CGGTTTTGAGACCGTCTTATGTGTACTCAGGCCAACTATCAACACCAATACAGACACCAAAATGAACACAGGTGTTTTTAGCGTATAATTGGTTTGTTTTCCAACTAGGGCATCAATTAAGAGAGTTCTCAATGTCGATGACAAACCGGTATTTGACATCCCTGTTTAAGAGCCTTTCAATTGCTTCATTTGCATACTGAATAGGAATAATTTCCACCTTAGGATATATTTTCTTAGCAGCGCAAAATTCCAACATTTCTTGAGTCGTTTTGGTACCACCAGTTATGCTGCCGGAGAACGTTTTCATACCTACAAAAGGTCTAGGTATCAGTTCACATACTATAACAGGGACAAACACAACATCACATACGCGACAATTTCACATATGAAACCGACCCAAATActtaatatttctcattaattTATCGTGTTTATATTTGCACTTTTGCAATATCAAGCCTCTATACGTTTTGTAAGCTTTCAAAATAGTTTAGAAACTTATTTTGAACACGTCCTGATGTCGTTACTTGTACCCAAATCCGAGAAACACAGAACCCAAGTGTTTTTATCACATCAGTTGATTTCACAGACATACCTAATGAAAGGCTAGCAGGACTGAATTTTATTTCTGAAGGGAAGCCGACCAGAGCATAAGCGCCAAATGTCTTCAAAAGCCACATGTATGGCTCAATCGGGTGATCTCCTGATGCAGTGTCTACTATGAAGTCCAGTGACTTTGCTAGAGCCTGCACCAAACATTCAACCATTACCGGGAACTGTCAGAGACCATAAGTACAGGAACAGGCAAGTCGGAGTAACCTATTGTAAAATTGATGGACAAGGAAATAATTACCTTCATTTGATGCTCATCAGATGACAGAACAAAATTGTCAGCACCTAGTACACTCAAGGCTTCGTCTTTCTTAGACATGCTTGTGCTAAAGACAGTGACTTTAAGCCCGAAGGCCTTACCGAACATTACAGCCATATGCCCAAGGCCACCAAGGCCAATCACCCCAAGACTTTTACCAGGCTGGTTCATGTTATGGCGCATCATGGGCGTATAAACAGTAATTCCAGCACATAATAAGGGTGCCGCTAAATGTGAGGGAAGGTTGTCAGGAATCTTGTAACAGTACCTGAGAATTCAATTGACAAGAATTTAACTTTCCGAGTAGAAGCAATTCAACTCCAACATCATTCAAatcaataatagtaataattgaTCCAACTCCTGTTGTATAACCTTAACTCCTAAAGTGGATGCATTGTTAGCATTCTACCCTTGCTCTATATCCGTTGGAAGTTGATGTAATTTGTTTGACAGTTGGTTTTAATATAcctacatttcaccaaaaaaaccTGAACTCCTAAACTCGTTATTTTTATGCTGTAATTCCAACTATTATACAAAACTGACGATAAATCTGATTATCAACATAATACACGATTTTAGAAATGAAATGTTGGTAGGAACACAGCAAGCCGAGGCCAACTGATTATTGTATCTTTTAGAAATGAAATGTTGGTAGGAAAGCTAAAACACTATTTTGGACTGCCTATATGACCGAAAACAAAAATATTCGAAGACAGTAGCTAATTAATACTTCGTGTTTGAAAATGCCTAGATTATACATCCACCATATACTGAATCAATCTGAAATGCCTTCACTGTCAGCAAGGCTAAGGATGTCAATATTGGTAATCTTACGAAGAATATATACAGCTGTGATGATGGCTATGCAGTATGCACTCTATGCAGTACAGGAAGTGTTGATGAATGAAATGAAACCGGCACAACGCTGAAAGCATTTAACAGCCATCTAATCTGTTGTTTTTCTTACGAGGGAACATAAACATAATGCAGCATTTGAATAAAAATACAGTGAATCTTCAAGACCCAATCAAAGTCCATTTTAATTAAGGTCTAACTATAAGATGAATTTGGTAGAaacattattttaaaaaatacCGACCTTTCATGAACAACAATGGAGGTTGAGTAACCTCCTTTTGTGACTGTACCATCTGTGTCCACTCCATTGAATGTAAAAACGGACCCTTTCACACAACTGACCTCCATCCCGTCATTGCAATATTCACAATCTCTGCATGAATTCACATAAGTTCCAACTCCAACATGATCCCCGACTTTGAAGCGATGAACATTTGGCCCCACCTCTTTTACTGTGCCTACAATCTCATGACTTCACACAAAACAAGACATATAGAAATAAGTAATTacgaaaagaggaaaaaaaatgcAAAGTCTAACGCGAAAGCCACTAAAATTCTTTATTCAATACATACCCTGGCACAACAGGGTACTTGGCATCTTTGTGCAAGTTCCTTGTCCAGATTACATCAGCATAGCAGACCCCACAGTGCGTAATCTTAATGGAAACGTCATCATCTGCAACAATCCTGTATTCAACGAGCAATTAGATTTAACGCAACCCAAAACAATAAGTAATTATTAGAGCATTCCTCTCAACGAGGACAAATCAAATACAGTGGCAGAGAACAGCAGTAAACTAATAACATTCAACTGTATTCATTAAAATTAAGTACTCTATTGGAATGGAGTCTTCCAATGCAAAAACGATCAGAAGCCTTTATGCTACCGTTCTCAGATATATTTGCTTACATCCCATTTTATCAACATTGTGTCCCAGCTTACGGACCATAAAAGTAAAATGAGGGCAGTCATAAACTCCCGAAATGAACCATCAATGAAGAAACAACAGTGAATCACCAATGCTATTCTAATGAAACAAGGTCTACAGGAATGCATAATTATTTCAGCATACCTTCGATTAAACTCGATAGGTGAAAGAACACCGGATGGATCTCTGGCTGCCCATCCGCGACAATTTGCAGGTGAAGTTTCAGAACTCATGCTCAACTATTCTGTTCAGTGTCAGTACCTACATCAGTTGACTCCATTTCATCATTCAATGAAATTTCAAAACTTGCAAATCTCGGAAATTCTACTGTTCCATTTATTCAACTGCGAACAGTAGAATTACTGAGATTTAATCAAAGATAATCACAACTCACAAAAAGCATCTTAATTCATATACTCCTTACTTAAAGAGCAAGCAAATCTCAGTCCTACTGTTAACTGTGAGTCTGGTGACTGGTATAAAAAGGTCGTACATGTGAGACCAACCCAAATCCTTGTATATTTCTCGGGTTCATTACGCGTAAATTACCATCATGGTAATGGATCAAATTGACAAATAAATCCACCATTCGGGACATGATCAAATATAATGAACAGTAAAACCTGATTTTTCTTTAACAATTCTATACCCAATCCCCCAAATAATTCTACATAATAAAATTGCATTCTAATCTATAAAactaaccaaaaaaaaaaaaaaaacaaatctttAAACTGTTCATATAAaactagttgagatcccgtgctaaagcacggtaTTTATAAGGGTTAAATTAATTGAGCTTTTATTTTTACATAAATGAGTTGTAGTTATAATAGTATGTTGTAATGTACTGATTataatgttagtaatattataaaaaaaagtttattattcaaaggacttttagattaagttatttttgtgtgaacctatttttattattaaaaataatgataGCTGACAATGATGGAATAACATAATCTAATATAGAGTCAGTACTATGTTATTATAAAGCGCATATTGACCTTATAACCCGAAAACATATATAAACAGTATATGACACATCTAGAAGGACGATttacaaacaattaaaaatacTATTTACCCCTatattcttttttcttttatttttaataggAAAAATTAGAATTATTGATTCTTACTCCCAGATCTTTTTATGAAAAGAATATataaaaaaacacaaaattacaataataatatcacatttttatattggacattaaaacatgttaattaaAATGGTCTTGGTAACCAAGTAGTGTTAGTCCAGTGCtagctgggttaaaccttgaaacttgcagaaatgcaagagttgagaggtccctggttcgactaccagctggggccaTGATCACTTGTCAACTGCAGCccccgaaaggggtggcttacatggtccatgtggtggtgcgggaatgcatgggcccgggggggattcaaccccctcgtcataaaataaaataaaatggccTTGGTATCCTATaagattttggagatt
This sequence is a window from Silene latifolia isolate original U9 population chromosome 8, ASM4854445v1, whole genome shotgun sequence. Protein-coding genes within it:
- the LOC141596330 gene encoding putative cinnamyl alcohol dehydrogenase 1; the protein is MSSETSPANCRGWAARDPSGVLSPIEFNRRIVADDDVSIKITHCGVCYADVIWTRNLHKDAKYPVVPGHEIVGTVKEVGPNVHRFKVGDHVGVGTYVNSCRDCEYCNDGMEVSCVKGSVFTFNGVDTDGTVTKGGYSTSIVVHERYCYKIPDNLPSHLAAPLLCAGITVYTPMMRHNMNQPGKSLGVIGLGGLGHMAVMFGKAFGLKVTVFSTSMSKKDEALSVLGADNFVLSSDEHQMKALAKSLDFIVDTASGDHPIEPYMWLLKTFGAYALVGFPSEIKFSPASLSLGMKTFSGSITGGTKTTQEMLEFCAAKKIYPKVEIIPIQYANEAIERLLNRDVKYRFVIDIENSLN